The following coding sequences lie in one Pogoniulus pusillus isolate bPogPus1 chromosome 29, bPogPus1.pri, whole genome shotgun sequence genomic window:
- the GHRH gene encoding somatoliberin yields MLDKATLLLFLHLVACSISSPLYPALRYSPGMAAGKAVNFQLQHSSPLQSHDLSAEEQEEKSLLTGPTEKRRFSAGPGAQLVPASPRRTQRHADAIFTDNYRKFLGQISARKFLQTIIGKRLGSGSSPGEGMQELLTRRQSDSILMDSRYHQQMVLRDFLGAILQRQRPQDLKSSQLEGFPSTLVKLM; encoded by the exons ATGCTGGATAAggccaccctgctgctgttcctgcatTTAGTTGCATgctccatctcctctcctctctacCCAGCTCTCAG GTACAGCCCAGGGATGGCTGCTGGCAAGGCTGTGAACTTCCAgctacagcacagcagcccactgcagagccatgacctctcagcagaggagcaggaggagaagagtTTGTTAACAGGCCCCACTGAGAAAAG AAGGTTCTCTGCTGGCCCAGGAGCCCAGCTGGTGCCTGCCTCCCCGCGCAGGACACAGCGCCACGCCGATGCCATATTCACCGACAACTACCGCAAGTTCCTGGGGCAGATTTCTGCCCGCAAGTTCCTGCAGACCATCATCGGCAAGCGGCTGGG cagtgggagcagccCGGGAGAGGGGATGCAGGAGCTCCTGACAAGGCGCCAGTCTGACAGCATCCTGATGGACAGCCGCTACCACCAGCAGATGGTACTGAGGGACTTCCTGGGGGCCAtcctgcagaggcagag GCCTCAGGACTTGAAGAGCAGTCAGTTAGAAGGCTTCCCCAGTACCCTGGTGAAGCTCATGTAA
- the MANBAL gene encoding protein MANBAL, with translation MAAELDFSPPEIPEPTFMENVLRYGLFFGAIFQLICVLAIILPVSKSQKADSDSFEPKNSETVKKPKATAPQTSKKPKKETKKKR, from the exons ATGGCTGCTGAGTTGGACTTCTCCCCACCTGAGATCCCTGAGCCCACCTTCATGGAGAATGTGCTGCGCTATGGACTCTTCTTTGGAGCCATCTTCCAGCTGATCTGTGTGCTTGCCATCATCCTGCCCGTCTCCAAGTCCCAAAAGGCA GACTCAGACAGTTTTGAACCTAAGAATTCAGAGACAGTGAAGAAACCGAAGGCAACTGCTCCACAGACAAGCAAGAAACCCAAGAAGGAGACCAAAAAGAAACGATAA